The Coffea arabica cultivar ET-39 chromosome 10e, Coffea Arabica ET-39 HiFi, whole genome shotgun sequence region TTTGACCAGAAATTGTAGGAATTAGCAACCGATAATTTTGTTGTCAGTAAGGCACTATTACAGACACTCAAATTGTAACGCATCCTTAAAATTGTGGTATGTAAGAAATTTGCATTTTAGAACTTTAACGGCTTCTCTATGTAATCATTTGTTGAATGACATAATTGAATGTGAAATACTAAAGGAAAGGAATAGAAGATTCTTGAAAAGGTTGGCTACAAAACGCAGAATTTCTGTTCACAAAAGAAATTGGACCTATTTGTTGAGATATGCAACTTTTCCTACATATTTTGCTAGATTATGTttgatatcaaaataatttagttattagaaaaataaggaTATTTGTTAACAAAAGATCATGTTGGTTTGTTAACAGATATTTTAGAtaagatttgctagtagaaggagattatattttgttgagatttctaggataattgttagttggatattttgctagtttgtttcatgtaatcactataaatagtgAGTTGATGAATGTAGAACAAAAAGCTCATTTTCTACCTTCAATACAAGTCTCTTATAAGCTTTTTTTGCAacactaaggtgttgtttcttagtTTATGCCCCAAAAAACCAACAAAGTGGTATCGAGAGCATAAATCTTAAGGGCATGTTTTTTTTAGAGTGAGTGCATTGGTGAGAATCCTTTATAAGTTCAAAGCCATGACAGGAAAGAACTTTTTGTCAAATATTTCAACTTTTAGTGGTGAAACTTACCAAATTTGGGCCataaaattttggatttatttgGTAGTCAATGATCTACGGGATATGGTGGAGACGAATTTTGTTTTATCAGCATTTGAAGAGCTGATGGACACACAAATTAGAGACCACAGAGTTGCAGTCAGACAGATATCCAAGGCCAGCATTCACATATCAGTTTTTGATGCCGTTTTCACAAAGAAAATGGCTGATGATTTGATTGAGAATAAATTATTCTCAATTAAAATAGAAAGGAGAAGTTTCACTATGAATTGGTCAGATTTTGACAATTCTAAAGTGGAACATGATGATGAAATCAAGAATCCAGATCCTGAAAAAAATTCAGGAGGAGATCATTGATAAGTCAGGAGATATCAGATTGATTCCTGATATTTATCAAGATTATAACATTTCTGTTTTTGGGTCTACAGATTTTGATGGTGATGGCAAAATGAAGAATCAtgcaaaatttcatattttctaTATAGGTTCAAACATCGTCAAAAGATGTTCCATTTTAAACCTATGAGAAGGTTATTtggaaacattaaaaaaaaatcatcttttATGTGGAGTTTGGCATgagaagacaaaagaagaagttCATTGCAAGGCTAATCATCAATTGCAGAATTTCTTACAAAAGTCTCGTCCAAAACAAGATTCAAAGATTTGAGAAGACAATTCAAAATCTACAGCAAAAGTGGCAAGGAGGAGTGTTGATATATGCAACTTTTCCTACATATTTTGCTAGATTATGTttgatatcaaaataatttagttattagaaaaataaggaTATTTGTTAACAAAAGATCATGTTGGTTTGTTAACAGATATTTTAGAtaagatttgctagtagaaggagattatattttgttgagatttctaggataattgttagttggatattttgctagtttgtttcatgtaatcactataaatagtgAGTTGATGAATGTAGAACAAAAAGCTCATTTTCTACCTTCAATACAAGTCTCTTATAAGCTTTTTTTGCAacactaaggtgttgtttcttagtTTATGCCCCAAAAAACCAACACTATTTCGTTTTCCTTTCTTAAAGGGTAAAACAATGAGTTACCTTTTCCGCTAATTGGATAAGTTATTTTGGAAGATTTATTTAAGGACTCCATAATTTATTGTATGGTCAGAAAATCCACTGATTTTAATGGATTTTCTTTCTGGTCCGGTAATATTTCCTTACCTGTAATCTTGAGATCTTTGTTGAGTTTTCGACAACAAATGTTCTTGACACTCTTCTTGACTGCTTGATGCCTGTGCACTATTGCTCAAAGCATCACCCCCTTTAGCTATGTCCCACTTGATCCTCCCATAAGGGCTCTCTTCATCACCTCTTTTAACATAAAAAAAGTAAGTTCTATGTCCAAGTAAAAAGAGAATTAGCCCAAGAATCATAACAAGACATGGAATCCCAAAACCAAGTGCCCAACTAATATTGTGTTGAATATAGTGCAAGATCAAATGTGCTACTACAGAACCAATGCATAGGCCACAGAGCCACCAATTAAAAAATGTGCTCTTGGCTTTGCTTTTTTCCTGATGTTTTCCGTTGAATTGATTAGCTCCGAAAGCTTGAACACAAGGTTTATATCCTTGAgccaatgcaatcaagtaaagTGAGACAAAAAAACAAAACTTGGTTTCATGTATCCAGTCCTGATTTCTTGGTTATGGCTTGATAGCTTGAGCTGCTGAGAAATGTTGGACTAATTAATGCAGACAGACCCAAAAAACCAAGTCCCTGCAACATTCAGCATTCTAATGACCATAGAGCTCGAAGTATGTACAATTCCAAAGAGATGGAGACTTGCTATTTTCACCCCCTTATTTGTATTTGGCTCTCCGTTTGAGGTTTTGATCCTCTGAATGGAATTAAAGTACCCATATACTTCATTGCATTCACAACCACTCCCTTCTAGTCACATTGTAATTCGGGTAACAAAAATGCAGATAGTGTTATCTTTTTGTATGAGTAGAAAAGTGCACAGGAGTTAcattaacaaacaaggaaatGCTTGTAAACTGACCAAGATAAATAAAATGGAAGCAATGATAATTGATTGATAGCGGCCAAGGAAAAATCAGGCAAATATGCTTCTAAAACTGGTACAAGTGAAACTACACCAATCCATGTATTGACATTTGCAGCAGCCGTTGCCAGGGATTCTCCAAGTGGTCCGGTAAGATAGCTAAtcagattagattctactccatgaTAGGCAAACCTCTCCAGAGATCCTCCTGCTGCAGATTAATAAAGCCAACTCAATCAAATCACAATACAATCTTAGGAAGTTCTGAAGATGATCAGGTTGAATTCTGCATAAactttattttgcttcttaatAAAAACTAGTTCTTAGAACATTTGGACGAAAAGAGAGTAATGCTTGAAGAACTTTAGCAATCATTGGGAAAATACTTCAGTAGTACTTTTATATGATTACAAACCTAGCATGAAAGATGCTGATCTCCATCCACCTCAACTGCCCTTGTAAATGCTTGTATCGGTATCGGCCGATATGACGAACCATGCTTGTAATAGATATGAACCTGGACTGCTTCGTTGTTGGTCTCCAGAAATGGAGATTGAGGCTCAAAAAGTCTGCTTCCGCTCATCACAGTGGAGATGATGCCCATACCAATGAAATCTAGCAGAACATTAGGAATATAATGCCATCTTAGCCTTGTATTATTTGGTGAAGTAGATGAGCAGCATATTTGTGATAATAATTAATTCAGAATGGGCGTAACTACTCAATCTTGCATAAAACTTCAGCCTTCTTAGACTCATTTTAATTAATATGACTCAGTGTGCAACGCTAAAGATTTATAGGGAAAGGTATCGATGGTTACTTCAGTCACCAtcttaaacaaaaaaaagttgtaTATCCTTGACCAGGGACTTTTTAGGTTTGGCTAAATTTCCTCGTGGATCAGGAGCTTGTTTCTTCTTGGTGTTAATGTTTTCCACATGAATCAGGAGTTTGTTTTGTCGTTTCTAGACTTCCTCGTGAATCAGGGGATGTTGGAAATGGAAACATAAGAGAGTTCACTCAATAAAAGATTCTCTACAAGGTTGTTTTCATATCTATGGTGAAGCTGAAAATTACCTAATAGCTTTTCAGTACATCAAATTACAATCTCATGGTGAAGCTGTGCTTTTGTTCCTATGCACAGTCTCCATTTCCTATCCCTTCAGGTAAAATTGGTCTGAGGGGCGTTCATTGCTAAGCTTCTTGAAACTAAGCCTGCAGAAATATTAACCATTTCTTGGAGTTGGCCGCCACCCATTCTTCTTTGGAAGTTAAAAACGAATGGAGCATTTAAAGGTAATAATCTGTGATATCGTTCTGGCGGAGGTGCAATAAGAGACTCAACAGGTGGCATATtactagtaaaaaaaaaaaaaaagcattgctCATAGGAGCAATGGGATTTTAATTGATATTGATTACTGTGATTAAGTTTCATGAACAGCTAAATACAGAAGAAAGTTTTTCAATCTTGTGAAAGACTTCGCATTTGGAATGCCCTCCAAAACTATCATTAAAATTTGTAGTACAATTTCGATTTTACGGCCATGTCATGACTGCAGCAGAAACACGTTAGTCATCATTTTGCCCCACATAGCTGTAAAATCTTGATATATAGACAAAAATGATTAAACCCACAGCACCTATTCCAGCAAGTAGCCAATAGAAGTAATCAATATGTGCATGATTTAAGTTGTCTGAGAACCAACTCACTCTACCCGATTGACTTGTAGCTTTGTCAATCATTGAGACCAGAAAACTACTCAAGAAGTTCCCTATTCCCAAGGCGCCAAAGTGAAATGATAGGCCTACACTTCTTAATTCAATAGGAACCTGATCATAGAAAAACTCCTGCATCCCTACCTGAATGAACACATCTGCAAATCCGAAGAGTATGTATTGAGGAACCAACCACCAGAAGCTCATAGGAAGTGTTGCATTGGGAATGTCTACTAAACCATAATCTTCAGCAGTTTTGAGTCTTTTCATTTCGACTAGAGCTGCAACAACCAATGTAATAACTGATATGCCCATCCCAGCTCCTATTCTTTGCAGCATTGTTATACCAGTGGGGTATTTTGTAATCGCTCTGGCAACTGGGACGAAAATTTTGTCATATATTGGAATGCAGAACATTACGGTGAGGGGGATGAAAGTCTTAAGTGTGGCAGCTGGAATATTAAAATTTGTCCCTATTGATCTGTCCAAGGTTGTTGCTTGCTTGAGAAATATTGTCGAGGCTTGAGCATATGCAATTGTATATGTTAAACAAGTGATCCATACAGGTAGCAGCGTTATAACATTCTTTCGCTCTTTCCTTTTGCTAGAGTGTCCAATGTTATCAGTTGAAAAATCATCTGCTGCAGGCAATATATCCTTCAGAAGCCTGTTCAACAAGCATCAGCAAATTTGACCAGCAATGGTAGGAATTACCAACCGAagttttgtgtgtgtgtgtcagtAAGGCACTATAACAGACTCTAACTAAAGTCTGTAAAAGTATCCTTAAAATCATTATTATGTATGAAAAATTCATAGCAATGAATTTGCATTTTAGAACTTTACCTACTTCTCCATGTAATCATTTACTGAATGACATAATcgaatatatattaataaagaaaaagaagagaagactATTGAAGAGGTCTTGTAAACAATGCAGAACTGTTTTCTGCtcacaaaaaaggaaaataaaggacCTATTTCATTTTGCTTTTTTAAAGGGTAAAACAGTGAGCTACCTTCTCTGGATACCAGACAAGTTAATTAGGAAGATTTATTTAAGAACTCATAGTTTATTGTATGGTCAGAAAATCCActgattttgatggatttttctcTGGTCTGGTAATGTTTCCTTACCTGTAGCCTTGAGATCTTTGTGGAGTTTTCAACAACAAATATTCTTTGCACTGTCCTTGACTGCTTGATGCTAGTGGTCCATTGTGCAAGGCATCATCCACTTCTTCTCTGCCCCAATTTATCCTCCCATGATAGCTCTCTTCATCACCTCTTTTAACAGCAAAAAAGTAAGTTCTATTTCCAAGTAGAAACAGAATCAGCCCGAGAACCATAGCAAGACATGGAATCCCAAAACCAATTGCCCAATTTATGTTATCCTGAATATAGTGCAAGATCAAATGTGCTGCTATAGAACCAATACATATGCCACAAATCCACCAATTGAAAAACGAGCTCTTGGCTTTGCCCTTTTCCTGATCTTTTTCAATGAATTGATCAGCTCCAAAAGCTTGAACACATGGTTTATATCCTTGAgccaatgcaatcaagtaaagTGATACAAAAAACAAAACTTGGTTTCCAGTATCCGGGTCTGATTTCTTGTTCATGCCCTGATAGGTTGAGCTGCTGGCAGATGTTGGAATAATTATTGCAGACAGGCTCAAAAGACCGAGTCCCTGCAAAATTTTCAGCCTTATCGCCAAAGAGAGTAATAGGTGGACTTCTTGTCAATATGAATTAAACAAGAATACTAGTATCGTCGCACTCACAACCACTCATAATCtcattttttctaatcaaattGTAATTTAAATGGCAACTGAATGATAGTGCCATTAACAAACATAAGAATGCCAATAACAattcctaaaaagaaaaaaattgtaaactaaCCAAGATGTAGAGAAGGGAAGTAAAGATGATTGATCTATGGCGGCCGAGGAAAGAATCAGCCAAATATGCTCCTAAAACTGGCACAAGCGAAACAACACCAATCCATGTATTGACATTTGCAGCCGCTGTTGCCACGGATTCTCCAATTGGTCCGGTGAGATAGCTAATGAGGTTGGATTCTACTCCATAATATGCAAATCTCTCCAGGGATCCTCCAGCTGTAGATTGATTCAGTCAACTCAATCAATCCAGTTCCAAAAAACTTCTACTGGTGATCAGCTTCAGTTCTGAATACgctttattttgcttcttaatCATCACTAGTTCTTAGAATATTGgactaaagaaaaaaaaagaatgcttAAAAAACTTTAGCCTTCAATGATAAAATACTAACCTAGCATGAAAGATGCTGATCTCCATCCACCTGGGCTGCCCTTGTAGTCAACATAACCATGGACTGCTTCATTTTCAGTCTCCAGAAGTGGAGTTTGGGGCTCCAGAACACTGCTTCCGCTCATGACAGatgaaatcaagaagaaaatgagacGGTGATGCGATCTCTGTCGTTTATTATTCAGTCAAGTTAGTGGACAAGGAATCGTTATAATG contains the following coding sequences:
- the LOC113712693 gene encoding protein NRT1/ PTR FAMILY 5.10-like, whose product is MSGSSVLEPQTPLLETENEAVHGYVDYKGSPGGWRSASFMLAGGSLERFAYYGVESNLISYLTGPIGESVATAAANVNTWIGVVSLVPVLGAYLADSFLGRHRSIIFTSLLYILGLGLLSLSAIIIPTSASSSTYQGMNKKSDPDTGNQVLFFVSLYLIALAQGYKPCVQAFGADQFIEKDQEKGKAKSSFFNWWICGICIGSIAAHLILHYIQDNINWAIGFGIPCLAMVLGLILFLLGNRTYFFAVKRGDEESYHGRINWGREEVDDALHNGPLASSSQGQCKEYLLLKTPQRSQGYRLLKDILPAADDFSTDNIGHSSKRKERKNVITLLPVWITCLTYTIAYAQASTIFLKQATTLDRSIGTNFNIPAATLKTFIPLTVMFCIPIYDKIFVPVARAITKYPTGITMLQRIGAGMGISVITLVVAALVEMKRLKTAEDYGLVDIPNATLPMSFWWLVPQYILFGFADVFIQVGMQEFFYDQVPIELRSVGLSFHFGALGIGNFLSSFLVSMIDKATSQSGRVSWFSDNLNHAHIDYFYWLLAGIGAVGLIIFVYISRFYSYVGQNDD